The following are from one region of the Carnobacterium gallinarum DSM 4847 genome:
- a CDS encoding 6-phospho-alpha-glucosidase produces the protein MKKHSIVVAGGGSTFTPGIVLMLLANLEKLPIRQIKFYDNDPARQKQIADACEIIIQEQAPEIKFVATSDPKTAFTDVDFVMAHIRVGKYAMREKDEKIPLKYGVVGQETCGPGGIAYGMRSIGGVLELVDFMEQYSPDAWMLNYSNPAAIVAEATRKLRPTAKILNICDMPIGIEERMAHSIGLKSRKEMVVRYYGLNHFGWWTDIRDLNGNDLMPQIKANVAKNGYALPEEVEAGQHTDASWMHTFSKAKDVYALDPDTLPNTYLKYYLYASDEVAHANPEYTRANEVMAGREKHVFSECNRIAELGSTEGSTLEIDEHASYIVDLARAIAYNTHERMLLIVENQGAIVNFEETAMVEVPCIVGTNGPEPLVQGKIPRFQKGLMEQQVAVEKLVVEAWAEKSYQKLWQALTMSKIVPNAGVAKQILDDLIEVNQEFWPELS, from the coding sequence ATGAAAAAACATTCAATCGTAGTCGCAGGTGGAGGAAGTACATTTACCCCAGGAATCGTGTTAATGCTTTTAGCGAATTTAGAAAAATTACCGATTCGTCAAATCAAATTTTATGATAATGATCCAGCACGTCAAAAGCAAATTGCTGATGCCTGTGAGATTATTATTCAAGAACAAGCACCAGAGATTAAGTTTGTTGCAACTAGTGATCCCAAAACAGCCTTTACGGATGTGGATTTTGTGATGGCACATATACGAGTTGGAAAATATGCTATGCGTGAAAAAGATGAAAAAATTCCATTGAAATATGGTGTTGTTGGACAGGAAACATGTGGACCGGGTGGGATTGCATATGGTATGCGTTCAATCGGTGGTGTTCTTGAATTAGTTGACTTTATGGAGCAATATTCGCCTGACGCGTGGATGTTGAATTACTCAAATCCAGCCGCAATTGTGGCAGAAGCAACAAGAAAACTACGCCCAACAGCGAAGATTTTGAATATATGTGATATGCCGATTGGAATTGAAGAACGAATGGCGCATAGTATTGGCTTGAAGTCTCGAAAAGAAATGGTTGTTCGTTATTATGGATTGAATCATTTTGGCTGGTGGACAGATATTCGCGATTTAAATGGCAATGATTTAATGCCACAAATCAAAGCTAATGTAGCAAAAAATGGCTATGCGTTACCGGAAGAAGTTGAAGCTGGTCAACATACTGATGCTAGTTGGATGCATACCTTTAGTAAAGCAAAGGATGTTTATGCGTTAGATCCTGATACGTTACCTAATACGTATTTGAAATATTATTTATATGCCAGTGATGAAGTCGCACATGCAAATCCTGAATATACTCGTGCTAATGAAGTAATGGCTGGACGTGAAAAACATGTCTTTAGCGAATGCAATCGCATTGCTGAGTTAGGATCAACGGAAGGTTCTACGCTAGAAATTGATGAACATGCTTCTTATATCGTTGATTTAGCAAGAGCTATTGCCTACAATACTCATGAGCGGATGTTATTAATTGTTGAAAATCAAGGAGCTATTGTAAACTTTGAAGAAACCGCAATGGTAGAAGTTCCATGTATTGTTGGGACAAATGGACCAGAACCACTTGTTCAAGGAAAAATTCCACGTTTCCAAAAAGGTCTGATGGAACAACAAGTAGCCGTTGAAAAATTAGTTGTGGAAGCTTGGGCTGAAAAATCATATCAAAAATTATGGCAAGCATTAACCATGTCTAAAATTGTACCAAATGCAGGTGTAGCCAAACAAATTTTAGATGATTTAATTGAAGTGAATCAAGAGTTTTGGCCTGAATTAAGCTAA